A single region of the Parasphingorhabdus litoris DSM 22379 genome encodes:
- a CDS encoding pseudouridine synthase, with protein sequence MTDKETKSDSGKIYKAKPTRGAKQQPAKAKPTEAPVREGQRIAKLLARAGVASRREIERMIGEERIALNGVTVEHPSLLLKNLTGITVDGNPVAEPAPAKLFRFHKPNGYITAERDASGKKTIYDVLPDDLERVMPIGRLDLNTEGLLLMTTDGEFKREMELPKTGVERTYRARTFGDITQNQLEELYRGITIEGMHYGPIEANLERRTGRNQWIEMTLTEGKNREVRRVLEHLGLKVSRLIRTRYGPFLLGNLAKGEIEAVRRHDLVKFRRTLK encoded by the coding sequence ATGACCGATAAAGAAACCAAGAGCGATTCTGGCAAAATCTATAAGGCCAAACCGACGCGCGGTGCAAAGCAGCAACCGGCAAAGGCCAAGCCGACCGAAGCGCCCGTGCGCGAAGGACAGCGCATAGCCAAATTGCTGGCCCGTGCCGGTGTCGCATCGCGCCGGGAAATCGAACGCATGATTGGTGAAGAGCGGATTGCCCTCAACGGTGTAACCGTGGAGCACCCTTCCCTACTGCTCAAAAATCTTACCGGGATTACCGTCGACGGCAATCCTGTCGCGGAACCCGCGCCAGCCAAGCTGTTCCGTTTCCATAAACCCAATGGCTATATCACCGCCGAACGTGATGCCTCGGGCAAGAAAACCATTTATGACGTGCTGCCCGACGATTTGGAGCGGGTCATGCCGATTGGCCGACTCGATCTGAATACCGAAGGTCTGTTGTTAATGACCACCGATGGCGAGTTTAAGCGTGAGATGGAACTGCCCAAAACCGGCGTCGAGCGCACCTATCGCGCACGAACTTTTGGCGATATCACGCAGAACCAGCTTGAAGAACTGTATCGCGGTATCACTATCGAAGGCATGCATTATGGTCCGATTGAAGCCAATCTGGAGCGGCGCACCGGCCGCAACCAGTGGATTGAAATGACGCTGACCGAAGGTAAAAACCGCGAAGTCCGGCGCGTGCTCGAACATCTTGGCCTGAAAGTCTCCCGCCTGATCCGCACACGCTATGGGCCCTTCTTGCTGGGCAATCTGGCCAAGGGCGAAATCGAAGCGGTGCGCCGCCATGATCTGGTCAAGTTTCGACGGACGCTTAAGTAA
- the rsmD gene encoding 16S rRNA (guanine(966)-N(2))-methyltransferase RsmD produces the protein MRIIAGDWRARKLVAPKGDTTRPTADRTRERLFSMLTSRLGDFADLQVLDLFSGSGALGLEALSRGAAHCTFVEQDRDALKALEKNIDTLGAKADVRIGSALALGPARKTYDLILMDPPYDTGAGAVALDKLGRQGWFAPSCWIAIETSRKEEITVKGFELESQRDSGKARLHILRPTG, from the coding sequence ATGCGGATCATTGCAGGCGATTGGCGCGCGCGAAAACTTGTCGCGCCCAAAGGTGACACCACCCGTCCCACTGCCGACCGTACGCGTGAACGGTTATTTTCCATGCTGACCAGCCGTTTGGGCGATTTTGCCGACCTGCAAGTGCTGGATCTGTTTTCCGGGTCTGGTGCGCTTGGGCTAGAGGCTTTGTCACGCGGCGCGGCGCATTGCACTTTTGTCGAGCAAGACCGGGACGCTCTTAAGGCATTGGAGAAAAATATCGATACCTTGGGCGCCAAAGCGGATGTCCGCATTGGATCGGCGCTTGCGCTTGGACCCGCGCGCAAAACCTATGATTTGATCTTGATGGATCCACCTTATGATACCGGAGCGGGCGCCGTGGCGCTCGACAAATTAGGTCGCCAAGGTTGGTTTGCGCCTTCTTGCTGGATTGCCATAGAAACGTCCCGCAAGGAAGAAATCACTGTGAAGGGTTTCGAACTGGAAAGCCAGCGAGACAGCGGCAAAGCGAGACTTCATATCCTGCGCCCTACCGGATAA
- a CDS encoding ATP-dependent helicase has translation MPAESDPPYVRGLNEPQRDAVLTTEGPVLVLAGAGTGKTAALTRRLAHLIYTRKAWPSEILAVTFTNKAAREMKERIGTIVGDAVEGMPWLGTFHSIGAKMLRRHAELVGLQSNFTILDTDDQLRLLKQLIQAEELDEKRWPARALAGLIDQWKNRGLNPDDLDANENERYANGRGQEFYAAYQARLKALNACDFGDLLLHILNLLKTDREILKLYQDRFKYILVDEYQDTNSSQYLWLRLLAQERKNICCVGDDDQSIYSWRGAEVANILRFEKDFPDAKVVKLEQNYRSTPHILAAASALIANNSGRLGKTLWTEEQDGEKVQVTGVWDGPEEARRTGEEVESLQSKGVSLNDMAILVRAQFQTREFEDRFISIGMPYKIIGGFRFYERAEIRDALAYLRVIAQPADDLAFERIVNVPKRGLGDKTVEKVHKLARAQGIPLAAAALSICDTDELPARARNTLQDLMRNFARWRTNADELPHAELARLVLDECGYTTMLQADRTPEAAGRLENLTELTRAMEEYETLGDFLEHVSLVMDNDASDDETKVTIMTMHGAKGLEYDHVFCAGWEEGVFPSQRSLDEGGIASLEEERRLAYVAITRAKKKCTIFHAANRRIYGQWTSSIPSRFIGELPPEHIEEESSMMGGESLWRANWSERSDPFADAARGSTRGPGWKRARNTGSFNSTPQNIKEARRSAVSLGNKGRDDVTVGMRVFHTKFGYGEVMEKEGNKLEIEFEKSGQKRVLDSFVEIA, from the coding sequence ATGCCCGCCGAAAGCGATCCACCCTATGTCCGGGGCCTGAACGAGCCTCAGCGCGATGCCGTGCTGACAACGGAAGGACCGGTCCTGGTTCTGGCGGGTGCTGGTACCGGCAAAACCGCTGCTCTAACGCGGCGTTTGGCGCATCTCATTTACACGCGTAAGGCCTGGCCGTCCGAGATCCTGGCTGTGACGTTCACCAATAAAGCCGCACGCGAGATGAAAGAGCGGATCGGGACAATTGTCGGTGATGCTGTCGAAGGCATGCCTTGGCTGGGAACCTTTCATAGCATTGGGGCGAAAATGCTGCGCCGCCACGCGGAATTGGTCGGACTACAAAGCAATTTCACCATTCTCGATACGGACGACCAATTGCGGCTGCTGAAACAGCTCATTCAGGCAGAGGAACTGGACGAGAAACGCTGGCCAGCCCGCGCCCTTGCCGGCTTGATTGATCAATGGAAAAATCGCGGACTCAATCCCGATGATCTCGATGCAAATGAAAATGAACGCTATGCCAATGGCCGTGGCCAGGAATTTTACGCCGCCTATCAGGCACGGCTAAAAGCCCTCAATGCCTGCGATTTTGGGGATTTGTTGCTGCATATCCTAAATCTGCTCAAGACAGATCGGGAAATATTGAAACTCTATCAGGATCGTTTCAAATATATCCTCGTCGACGAGTATCAGGACACGAATAGCAGCCAATATCTCTGGCTGCGGCTGCTCGCACAGGAACGCAAAAATATCTGCTGCGTCGGTGATGATGATCAGTCCATCTATAGCTGGCGCGGTGCGGAAGTTGCCAATATCCTGCGCTTTGAGAAGGATTTTCCCGATGCGAAGGTCGTCAAGTTGGAGCAGAATTATCGCTCCACACCCCATATATTGGCCGCTGCATCCGCGCTGATAGCCAATAATAGTGGCCGTCTCGGCAAAACACTGTGGACCGAGGAACAGGATGGCGAAAAAGTGCAAGTCACTGGTGTCTGGGATGGACCGGAAGAAGCCCGGCGCACCGGCGAAGAGGTGGAAAGCCTGCAAAGCAAAGGTGTTTCCCTGAATGACATGGCGATCCTTGTCCGCGCGCAATTTCAGACGCGCGAGTTTGAGGACCGTTTTATCTCTATCGGTATGCCGTACAAGATAATCGGCGGCTTTCGTTTCTACGAGCGGGCGGAAATTCGCGATGCCCTCGCCTATCTGCGGGTCATTGCGCAGCCTGCGGATGATCTCGCCTTTGAACGGATCGTCAATGTGCCCAAGCGCGGCCTTGGGGATAAAACTGTGGAAAAAGTCCATAAGCTCGCGCGGGCGCAAGGAATTCCCTTGGCTGCAGCGGCGCTGAGTATATGCGATACCGATGAATTGCCGGCTCGGGCGCGTAACACATTGCAGGATTTGATGCGCAACTTTGCTCGCTGGCGGACAAATGCCGATGAGCTGCCCCATGCGGAACTGGCCCGGTTGGTGCTCGATGAATGTGGTTATACCACCATGTTGCAAGCCGATCGCACGCCTGAAGCCGCCGGGCGGCTGGAAAACCTGACCGAGCTGACTCGCGCAATGGAGGAATATGAAACGCTGGGCGATTTTCTCGAGCACGTCTCTCTGGTCATGGACAATGATGCATCTGATGACGAGACCAAGGTCACGATCATGACGATGCACGGGGCCAAGGGTCTCGAATATGACCATGTTTTTTGTGCCGGATGGGAGGAAGGCGTGTTTCCGTCCCAGCGAAGCCTTGATGAGGGCGGGATAGCCAGCTTGGAGGAGGAACGCCGTCTCGCCTATGTCGCGATCACTCGGGCGAAGAAAAAATGCACAATCTTTCACGCGGCCAACCGGCGGATTTACGGACAATGGACCAGTTCCATCCCCTCGCGCTTTATCGGTGAATTACCGCCAGAGCATATTGAGGAAGAATCCAGCATGATGGGAGGCGAAAGCCTGTGGCGTGCCAACTGGTCAGAACGCTCTGATCCTTTTGCCGATGCCGCGCGCGGCTCTACCAGAGGCCCCGGATGGAAACGCGCCCGCAATACCGGCAGTTTCAACAGCACGCCTCAGAATATCAAAGAAGCCCGGCGCAGTGCGGTATCGCTCGGCAATAAAGGCCGGGATGATGTCACCGTCGGCATGCGCGTCTTCCACACCAAATTCGGCTATGGCGAAGTGATGGAAAAAGAGGGTAATAAACTCGAAATCGAGTTTGAAAAAAGCGGCCAGAAACGGGTACTCGACAGCTTTGTTGAAATTGCCTGA
- a CDS encoding FkbM family methyltransferase translates to MPALHNRAAHFILKRLGLFNRSYTEMAFGRRFVIPIINGRKTYISEPWMAEMIARLFKLKQGAFIDVGVNLGQTMLKVAAVDPERRYVGFEPNPACADYAQALITANHLPYTIVPAGLGVETDVLQLQIYRDEDTDPSASLVEGFRDGAIATKSVVVVGLDDLPEQLIPDDIAIVKIDVEGGEAFVIQGIQSLLDGPRPYILVEILPAYNAENKARLTQQKIIEDRLAKANYVMFRVKRHADESLSTVEQIDEIGIHGDLALADYLMVPSEDVDRIKAAF, encoded by the coding sequence ATGCCCGCTCTTCACAATCGCGCCGCCCATTTCATCCTCAAACGCCTGGGGCTGTTCAATCGCAGCTATACAGAAATGGCTTTTGGGCGGCGGTTCGTCATACCGATCATCAATGGCCGGAAAACTTATATTTCCGAACCTTGGATGGCCGAAATGATCGCGCGTTTGTTCAAACTGAAACAAGGCGCCTTTATCGATGTGGGGGTCAATCTGGGCCAGACTATGCTGAAAGTGGCTGCGGTTGATCCGGAACGCCGCTATGTCGGCTTTGAACCCAATCCCGCATGTGCCGATTATGCGCAGGCACTGATCACCGCCAATCATCTGCCTTACACGATCGTTCCCGCCGGATTGGGTGTGGAAACCGATGTCCTGCAGCTGCAAATCTACCGTGATGAAGACACGGATCCATCTGCCAGCTTGGTCGAGGGATTTCGGGACGGTGCGATTGCAACCAAATCTGTTGTGGTTGTCGGTCTTGATGACCTTCCCGAGCAATTGATTCCGGATGATATTGCCATTGTAAAAATCGATGTAGAGGGTGGTGAAGCCTTTGTCATTCAGGGAATCCAGTCCCTGCTAGACGGCCCCCGCCCCTATATACTCGTCGAGATTTTGCCAGCCTATAATGCTGAAAATAAAGCCCGCCTCACGCAACAAAAGATCATCGAAGATCGCTTGGCAAAAGCGAACTACGTGATGTTCCGCGTCAAACGCCACGCAGATGAAAGCTTATCAACCGTGGAACAGATTGATGAAATCGGAATTCATGGTGACCTGGCCCTGGCCGATTATCTGATGGTGCCATCGGAAGATGTCGATCGGATAAAGGCTGCCTTTTAA
- a CDS encoding FAD-dependent oxidoreductase yields the protein MLIDLRESDPLTRFETDICIVGAGAAGITLARQLSDSGLRILLLESGGIDFEADVQALADGPSTGHDYYPLVDSRLRFFGGTTAIWGGRCAEFHPIDLERRDWVPHSGWPISYRDLLPYYDHARTLLGLPQRTSSATIWRQVGRTMPDFANDSLTTDFWQFTPQTERFTLRKCNDLVESDRVRILLHATVTAINKEQDSDTIENLSVSDISGCNASIKAKYYILAAGGIDNARLLLASNIGNGHDQVGRYFMEHPHARGGRVVSGRFWRLLKMLHGRMRDHDGHMHAPLIRSSAAMQAREGILNSAFSLAARQAPQANMVAPVKAYNGLKHKLSPTKANRSLWLNVKKGMTRFNEMAGPLRPRTLIAAGWDLAAIIRAEQAPNPDSRVKLANKTDALGMPLAELDWRFSELDKHSIKVMMQEFASQLEQIGIGRFDPAPWLDDAATVWTTDPLISAHAKGGYHHMGTTRMSGSSKTGVVDADCRVHGVHNLYVAGSSVFATSGWANPTLGIMALSLRLADHLVREHVQQPKQRVMARA from the coding sequence GTGCTTATTGACCTGAGGGAATCCGACCCTCTTACACGGTTTGAAACGGATATTTGCATCGTAGGAGCAGGCGCGGCAGGCATCACATTGGCGCGGCAACTCTCTGATTCCGGACTACGGATATTGTTGCTTGAAAGCGGCGGCATCGACTTTGAAGCGGATGTTCAGGCACTCGCAGATGGCCCGTCAACGGGTCATGACTATTATCCACTGGTTGATTCCCGGTTGCGTTTTTTCGGCGGCACCACCGCAATCTGGGGCGGGCGTTGCGCCGAGTTTCATCCGATAGACCTGGAACGGCGGGACTGGGTACCGCATAGCGGCTGGCCGATTTCTTACCGAGATTTGCTGCCCTATTATGACCATGCCCGCACCTTGCTTGGTTTACCGCAACGAACCTCTTCCGCGACGATCTGGCGACAAGTCGGCCGCACCATGCCGGATTTTGCCAATGACAGTCTGACAACGGATTTCTGGCAATTCACACCGCAAACCGAGCGATTTACGCTGCGCAAGTGCAATGATCTGGTGGAAAGCGATCGCGTTCGTATCTTGCTTCACGCGACAGTGACCGCGATCAACAAAGAACAGGACAGCGACACTATCGAAAACCTGTCCGTTAGTGACATATCGGGCTGCAATGCCAGCATCAAAGCTAAATATTATATTCTGGCAGCGGGCGGAATCGACAATGCCCGGCTGTTGCTCGCCTCGAACATCGGCAATGGCCATGATCAGGTTGGCCGCTATTTTATGGAGCATCCTCACGCGCGTGGTGGGCGCGTAGTCAGTGGCCGATTCTGGCGGCTACTTAAAATGCTTCATGGCCGTATGCGCGATCATGATGGCCATATGCACGCCCCGCTCATCCGATCGTCCGCCGCCATGCAAGCGCGTGAAGGCATTTTGAACAGCGCTTTTTCACTGGCCGCGCGCCAGGCACCACAGGCCAATATGGTTGCGCCGGTCAAAGCCTATAATGGCCTGAAACATAAGCTTTCACCGACAAAGGCGAACCGGTCGCTCTGGCTAAATGTTAAAAAGGGGATGACGCGGTTTAATGAAATGGCCGGTCCTCTGCGTCCTCGAACTCTTATCGCCGCCGGTTGGGATTTGGCCGCAATCATCCGGGCAGAACAGGCACCTAATCCCGACAGTCGCGTGAAGCTCGCCAACAAGACCGACGCGCTTGGCATGCCGCTCGCGGAACTGGACTGGCGCTTTTCCGAACTCGACAAACATAGCATCAAAGTCATGATGCAGGAATTTGCTTCCCAACTTGAACAAATCGGTATCGGCCGGTTCGATCCAGCGCCATGGCTGGACGATGCAGCCACAGTTTGGACAACAGACCCGCTTATCTCGGCCCATGCCAAAGGCGGCTATCATCATATGGGTACAACCCGTATGTCGGGATCATCAAAAACGGGCGTTGTCGACGCAGATTGCCGGGTTCATGGTGTTCACAACCTCTATGTCGCCGGCAGCTCCGTTTTTGCAACATCAGGTTGGGCCAATCCGACGCTGGGCATCATGGCGCTCAGCCTGCGGCTTGCCGATCATCTTGTCAGAGAGCATGTGCAGCAACCAAAGCAGCGCGTGATGGCCAGAGCATGA
- a CDS encoding L,D-transpeptidase family protein codes for MAQQILMRISGGILVATGFAILGLIVLALIRAFAGDPAPAVSAQVADEQPMPVALVAEPKVVEPEAVEPASTSPLLSDSPFVVKRILQIDEPFVHGYYKWDDEGVPDGEIVITVDLKAESISVFRDGYEIGAAVIKFGDALKPTPTGVFPITQKSKDHVSNIYHVPMPYMLRLTNDGIAIHAAEVKWGYGTRGCIGVPEEFARRLFEEVELGDQVIVTNGKMLDLGEQIVAG; via the coding sequence ATGGCACAGCAGATTTTGATGCGGATTAGCGGGGGCATATTAGTTGCCACGGGCTTTGCTATTTTGGGATTGATTGTCCTGGCGCTGATCCGTGCTTTTGCGGGTGATCCAGCGCCTGCTGTTTCGGCGCAAGTGGCAGACGAGCAACCAATGCCTGTTGCGCTGGTGGCGGAACCGAAGGTTGTTGAGCCGGAAGCTGTGGAACCCGCATCGACTTCTCCGCTCCTTTCGGATTCGCCGTTCGTCGTCAAACGCATATTGCAAATTGATGAGCCGTTTGTGCATGGCTATTATAAATGGGATGATGAAGGCGTGCCGGATGGTGAGATTGTCATCACCGTGGATTTGAAAGCGGAATCCATTTCCGTTTTCCGGGACGGTTATGAAATTGGCGCGGCCGTGATTAAATTTGGGGATGCGCTGAAACCAACGCCAACCGGCGTGTTTCCGATCACGCAGAAGAGCAAGGATCATGTCTCCAACATCTATCACGTGCCCATGCCCTATATGTTGCGACTGACCAATGATGGCATCGCGATTCACGCGGCTGAGGTGAAATGGGGCTATGGGACGCGCGGCTGTATCGGTGTTCCCGAGGAATTTGCTCGGCGCCTGTTCGAAGAAGTCGAGCTTGGTGATCAGGTGATTGTTACCAATGGCAAAATGCTGGATCTTGGCGAACAGATCGTCGCCGGATGA
- a CDS encoding MFS transporter, whose product MFALYAMMLILGWQAYNLAREDMGVGASAGILGLLGLLQFVPLFILTPLVGWVADHMDRRWIARIVLGAQAAIALVLGLLTVTGEISLWAIYIISVLLGICRAFLGPAVTALAPNLVPKESLPRAIALSTIAWQVGVIAGPGMAGPLYKIAPSLPYFVCAALYALAMLSIFMIGPVTRSAIDRTKGPLRQVMDGMSYVWTNKLVLGAITLDLLVMFLAGATAMIPVFAKDILGAGEIGLSLLAASPAVGAVIVAGIFSFAPLSRNVGNMMLIAMAVFGVGTIGFGLSTSLPLSMACLALCGAADMFGVYVRSSLIQLHTPDDRRGRVNAVSQMTISASNELGDALSGGLAVLFGPVAAIVAGGTGAIMVTGIWSRLFPQLGAAKTFDPPPDLEPDRKTEDKSDTNAKD is encoded by the coding sequence ATGTTCGCGCTCTATGCGATGATGCTGATTCTTGGTTGGCAGGCGTATAATCTCGCCCGCGAAGATATGGGCGTTGGTGCTTCAGCCGGCATTTTGGGACTGCTTGGGCTATTGCAATTCGTACCATTATTCATTTTGACACCGCTCGTCGGATGGGTGGCGGACCATATGGATCGCCGGTGGATCGCCCGCATTGTTCTCGGCGCGCAAGCGGCCATTGCTCTGGTACTCGGTCTGCTAACCGTCACCGGCGAGATATCATTATGGGCCATCTATATTATTTCGGTCCTGCTCGGCATTTGCCGCGCGTTTCTGGGACCCGCCGTCACGGCTCTGGCCCCCAATCTGGTGCCGAAAGAGTCGCTGCCACGGGCTATCGCGCTCTCGACTATAGCCTGGCAGGTCGGCGTCATTGCCGGGCCTGGCATGGCCGGACCGCTTTACAAAATCGCACCATCCCTGCCCTATTTTGTCTGTGCCGCTCTTTATGCGCTGGCGATGTTGTCGATTTTCATGATCGGCCCGGTCACCCGCAGCGCGATTGACCGGACCAAAGGCCCCTTGCGTCAAGTGATGGATGGCATGTCCTATGTCTGGACCAACAAACTCGTGCTTGGGGCGATCACGCTTGACCTGCTCGTCATGTTCCTGGCCGGGGCAACCGCGATGATACCGGTCTTTGCAAAGGACATATTAGGCGCAGGCGAGATCGGGCTTTCGTTGCTGGCCGCATCTCCGGCGGTCGGAGCCGTCATTGTCGCTGGCATATTTTCCTTTGCCCCGTTGTCGCGCAATGTCGGTAATATGATGCTGATTGCCATGGCCGTTTTTGGCGTCGGGACAATCGGTTTTGGGCTGAGCACGTCCCTGCCGCTGTCCATGGCTTGCCTCGCCTTGTGCGGCGCCGCCGATATGTTCGGGGTCTATGTGCGCAGCTCGCTTATCCAGCTCCATACGCCCGATGACCGGCGCGGCCGTGTCAATGCCGTTAGTCAGATGACGATCAGTGCCTCCAACGAATTGGGCGATGCCTTGTCGGGCGGATTGGCCGTACTATTTGGCCCTGTGGCGGCCATTGTCGCAGGCGGTACCGGTGCTATAATGGTTACTGGAATATGGTCGCGGCTTTTTCCCCAACTGGGCGCAGCCAAAACTTTCGATCCACCCCCCGATCTGGAACCAGACAGAAAAACAGAAGACAAATCAGACACTAATGCTAAAGACTGA
- the cysK gene encoding cysteine synthase A — protein sequence MIAQTILDTVGDTPHIKMQRLFGDANVWIKSERSNPGGSIKDRIALAMIEDAEQSGALKPGGTIIEPTSGNTGVGLAMVAAVKGYKLILVMPESMSLERRRLMLAYGASFDLSPKEKGMKGAIERAQELIDTTPGAWMPQQFENPANFEVHKQTTAQEILADFKDNPLDAIITGVGTGGHITGVAEVLKQEWNGLKVYAVEPAGSPVISGGQPGPHPIQGIGAGFIPGNLHTQSIDGAIQVEPADAKAMALRAAKEEGMLVGISSGATLSAIAQKLPDLGDGANVLGFNYDTGERYLSVPEFLPEE from the coding sequence ATGATCGCCCAGACTATTCTCGATACGGTAGGGGACACCCCCCATATCAAAATGCAGCGCCTATTTGGCGACGCCAATGTTTGGATTAAATCTGAACGGTCGAACCCCGGTGGCTCGATCAAGGATCGCATCGCACTGGCGATGATCGAAGATGCCGAACAATCCGGAGCGCTCAAGCCCGGCGGTACAATTATCGAGCCGACATCGGGAAATACCGGCGTCGGCCTTGCAATGGTCGCAGCAGTCAAAGGCTATAAACTGATATTGGTCATGCCGGAATCCATGTCTTTGGAACGGCGGCGGCTGATGCTGGCTTATGGCGCAAGCTTTGATCTGAGCCCGAAAGAAAAGGGCATGAAAGGCGCGATCGAGCGAGCACAGGAGTTGATTGACACCACTCCCGGCGCCTGGATGCCGCAGCAGTTCGAAAACCCGGCGAATTTTGAAGTGCATAAACAGACCACGGCACAAGAGATACTGGCAGATTTCAAAGATAATCCACTTGATGCGATTATCACTGGTGTTGGAACCGGCGGTCATATCACCGGCGTTGCTGAAGTGCTGAAACAGGAATGGAACGGATTGAAAGTCTATGCTGTTGAGCCCGCTGGTTCACCGGTTATCAGCGGCGGTCAACCGGGGCCGCATCCAATTCAGGGCATTGGCGCGGGCTTCATTCCGGGCAATTTGCATACGCAAAGTATTGATGGTGCCATTCAGGTTGAGCCAGCAGATGCGAAAGCCATGGCTCTGCGCGCTGCGAAGGAAGAAGGCATGTTGGTTGGCATCAGCTCTGGCGCAACATTGTCTGCGATTGCGCAGAAGCTTCCCGATCTTGGTGACGGCGCAAATGTGCTTGGCTTCAACTATGACACTGGTGAGCGTTATCTTTCTGTACCGGAGTTTCTACCTGAAGAATGA
- a CDS encoding dienelactone hydrolase family protein, whose product MSSIEVNTFTYHHGDLELAGYMAQPSRYPRAGILIVPTIAGPNKIMYERARWLASIGYSAMVCDLYGQGEITDTRLAQTMANALRADPENYRERFRCALDELRKRSKLANHRIAAIGYCMGGEIVLEMARGGEDIALVVSFHGLLATPLPAKRGSIKARLLVCHGRADPLVPPKQVRAFLEEMDIAGADCHMHTYTGVVHGFTDPASDGKPLDAVSYNKSADIQSKAAMLSMFEELF is encoded by the coding sequence ATGAGCTCAATCGAAGTCAACACCTTCACCTATCATCATGGTGATCTGGAGCTGGCGGGCTATATGGCCCAGCCAAGCCGCTATCCGCGCGCGGGGATATTGATTGTTCCGACCATTGCGGGTCCGAACAAGATCATGTACGAACGCGCGCGCTGGCTGGCGTCTATCGGTTACTCAGCAATGGTGTGTGACCTTTATGGGCAAGGCGAAATAACCGATACACGCTTGGCACAAACCATGGCCAATGCGCTGCGCGCCGATCCGGAAAATTATCGCGAACGGTTTCGCTGTGCTCTGGATGAACTGCGCAAGCGTTCAAAGCTCGCCAACCACCGGATTGCAGCCATTGGCTATTGCATGGGCGGTGAAATTGTTCTGGAAATGGCGCGTGGCGGAGAGGATATCGCGCTGGTTGTCAGTTTTCATGGATTGTTGGCAACCCCGCTTCCGGCCAAGAGAGGCTCGATCAAGGCGCGACTGTTGGTCTGTCATGGCCGTGCCGATCCGCTGGTTCCGCCAAAGCAGGTTCGTGCGTTTCTCGAAGAAATGGATATCGCTGGCGCAGATTGCCACATGCATACCTATACCGGTGTAGTGCACGGTTTTACCGATCCTGCCAGTGATGGAAAGCCGCTAGACGCCGTATCTTACAACAAATCAGCGGACATTCAGAGCAAGGCTGCCATGCTCAGCATGTTTGAGGAGCTTTTTTAA